One window of the Silurus meridionalis isolate SWU-2019-XX chromosome 24, ASM1480568v1, whole genome shotgun sequence genome contains the following:
- the LOC124377988 gene encoding CMRF35-like molecule 5 isoform X1, protein MTNTALRMKILLIFNFCLIIAGSDAVTTVTGYRGRSVQIKCHYESGYEKNNKYLCRGECPPWPAIKDIPVQSGSPAEDTRFSLYDNTTAKIFTITITDLRAEDANTYWCVVQQKGPNIYTELQLLVVDDPARSSVSPSTHTTYSASPHITSPSVHTETPPATVTALEKVEHKSTADSSNDVPGLTTYLLLSTGAVVFTVGVMIAIYCKRNRPGPGTMTQSSKETSDVYENCPNFNSLQETVNTNLPKSECKTPDPTTEQSDTIYQNSSNTDNQSNSVYQNLTVTKN, encoded by the exons CTGGATCTGATGCTGTAACTACAGTAACTGGATACAGAGGAAGATCAGTTCAGATTAAATGTCACTATGAATCTGGATATGAAAAGAACAACAAGTATCTCTGCAGAGGTGAATGTCCCCCTTGGCCTGCAATTAAAGACATTCCTGTTCAGTCTGGATCTCCTGCTGAAGACACCAGATTCTCTCTGTATGACAACACAACAGCCAAAatcttcaccatcaccatcactgatCTGAGAGCAGAGGATGCAAACACTTACTGGTGTGTGGTACAGCAGAAAGGGCCTAATATTTACACAGAGCTTCAACTGCTGGTTGTTG ATGATCCTGCCAGAAGTTCTGTCTCACcatctacacacaccacatactcAGCTTCACCACATATCACAAGTCCATCAGTGCATACTGAGACACCTCCAGCTACAG TTACTGCATTAGAGAAGGTTGAACACAAATCCACTGCTGACTCATCCAATG atgttccaggtTTAACTACCTACCTCCTGCTCAGCACAGGGGCAGTGGTGTTCACTGTTGGTGTGATGATAGCAATCTACTGCAAGAGAAATCGCCCAG GTCCTGGAACGATGACACAATCTTCCAAAGAG aCAAGTGATGTTTATGAAAATTGCCCAAATTTTAATTCTCTTCAAGAAACAGTAAACACCAATTTACCCAAATCTGAATGCAAGACTCCAGACCCAACCACCGAGCAGTCAGACACAATCTACCAGAATTCATCCAATACTGATAATCAATCAAATTCAGTCTACCAGAATCTGACAGTCACAAAAAACTAA
- the LOC124377988 gene encoding CMRF35-like molecule 5 isoform X2, which translates to MKILLIFNFCLIIAGSDAVTTVTGYRGRSVQIKCHYESGYEKNNKYLCRGECPPWPAIKDIPVQSGSPAEDTRFSLYDNTTAKIFTITITDLRAEDANTYWCVVQQKGPNIYTELQLLVVDDPARSSVSPSTHTTYSASPHITSPSVHTETPPATVTALEKVEHKSTADSSNDVPGLTTYLLLSTGAVVFTVGVMIAIYCKRNRPGPGTMTQSSKETSDVYENCPNFNSLQETVNTNLPKSECKTPDPTTEQSDTIYQNSSNTDNQSNSVYQNLTVTKN; encoded by the exons CTGGATCTGATGCTGTAACTACAGTAACTGGATACAGAGGAAGATCAGTTCAGATTAAATGTCACTATGAATCTGGATATGAAAAGAACAACAAGTATCTCTGCAGAGGTGAATGTCCCCCTTGGCCTGCAATTAAAGACATTCCTGTTCAGTCTGGATCTCCTGCTGAAGACACCAGATTCTCTCTGTATGACAACACAACAGCCAAAatcttcaccatcaccatcactgatCTGAGAGCAGAGGATGCAAACACTTACTGGTGTGTGGTACAGCAGAAAGGGCCTAATATTTACACAGAGCTTCAACTGCTGGTTGTTG ATGATCCTGCCAGAAGTTCTGTCTCACcatctacacacaccacatactcAGCTTCACCACATATCACAAGTCCATCAGTGCATACTGAGACACCTCCAGCTACAG TTACTGCATTAGAGAAGGTTGAACACAAATCCACTGCTGACTCATCCAATG atgttccaggtTTAACTACCTACCTCCTGCTCAGCACAGGGGCAGTGGTGTTCACTGTTGGTGTGATGATAGCAATCTACTGCAAGAGAAATCGCCCAG GTCCTGGAACGATGACACAATCTTCCAAAGAG aCAAGTGATGTTTATGAAAATTGCCCAAATTTTAATTCTCTTCAAGAAACAGTAAACACCAATTTACCCAAATCTGAATGCAAGACTCCAGACCCAACCACCGAGCAGTCAGACACAATCTACCAGAATTCATCCAATACTGATAATCAATCAAATTCAGTCTACCAGAATCTGACAGTCACAAAAAACTAA